The following proteins are co-located in the Desulfonatronum thiodismutans genome:
- a CDS encoding ABC transporter permease, protein MIRTGRYSLRLLRVWRRNLVVYRRIWKVNFLVPLLEPLFYLLAFGIGFSGLVGEVSYAGESLTYVAFIAPALLAVAIMFNAFYETTFASFVRMYYQKTFDAMLSTPLSLEEIITAEILWGATKSVLAAGLMLVVIALFGLVRLPEGLWILPLAFLGGMAFGSVGMYFTGITPSIDMFNLPIFLFVTPLFLFSGTFFPVAGLPEWAQVVAWLSPLYHLVELSRLATMGRIESNAVISLGYLVLFSGVFFGLAVRAMRGRLIK, encoded by the coding sequence ATGATCCGGACCGGAAGGTATTCGTTGCGGCTGTTGCGGGTCTGGCGGCGTAACTTGGTGGTCTACCGGCGAATCTGGAAGGTCAACTTCCTGGTTCCGCTGCTGGAGCCGCTCTTCTACCTGCTGGCCTTCGGCATCGGGTTCAGCGGGCTGGTGGGGGAGGTGTCCTATGCCGGAGAAAGCCTGACCTATGTGGCCTTCATCGCTCCGGCCCTGTTGGCCGTGGCGATCATGTTCAACGCCTTTTACGAGACCACCTTCGCCTCGTTCGTGCGCATGTACTACCAGAAAACCTTCGACGCCATGCTCTCCACTCCGCTGTCCCTGGAGGAAATCATCACCGCGGAGATCCTCTGGGGCGCGACCAAATCGGTCCTGGCCGCCGGGCTGATGCTGGTGGTCATCGCCCTGTTCGGGCTGGTTCGGCTTCCCGAGGGCTTGTGGATTCTGCCCTTGGCCTTTTTAGGTGGCATGGCCTTCGGCTCGGTGGGCATGTACTTTACCGGGATCACGCCGAGCATCGACATGTTCAATTTGCCGATCTTCCTGTTCGTCACCCCGTTGTTCCTGTTCAGCGGAACGTTCTTTCCCGTGGCCGGGTTGCCGGAATGGGCCCAGGTGGTGGCTTGGTTGTCCCCGCTTTATCACTTGGTCGAGCTGTCCAGACTTGCGACCATGGGGCGGATAGAGAGCAATGCCGTGATCAGCCTGGGATATCTGGTTTTGTTCAGCGGCGTGTTTTTCGGACTGGCGGTGCGGGCGATGCGCGGACGGCTGATCAAGTAG
- a CDS encoding ABC transporter ATP-binding protein, with translation MVFVPSQSNPPIIEARNLRKRFGSFTAVDDLSFRVEKGEFFGVLGPNGAGKTTAIRMIYGFSPLTSGSMRVFGLDIGRGWREVRSRLGVCQQENTLDPDLTVEQNLLVFAGYFSLPKVEAGRRTGELLEYFALEHKKQAKVEHLSGGMARRLMLARALINEPELIILDEPTTGLDPQSRHQVWDKLKELRSRGLTMLLTTHYMEEAAWLCDRLIIVDHGRVLVEGTPKDLIREHAGDSVAEVESPSEELRVFVRSQGLAHDDLGERIIIYNTLGPELEHRLRDEFCAQTCTFRPGSLEDVFLRLTGRGLRE, from the coding sequence ATGGTTTTTGTGCCCTCGCAATCCAATCCGCCGATCATTGAGGCCCGTAATCTGCGTAAGCGGTTCGGGTCGTTCACGGCTGTGGACGACCTGAGCTTTCGCGTGGAGAAAGGTGAGTTTTTCGGGGTGTTGGGACCGAATGGGGCGGGGAAGACCACGGCCATTCGGATGATCTACGGCTTTTCGCCTCTGACCTCCGGAAGCATGCGGGTTTTCGGGTTGGACATCGGGCGGGGATGGCGGGAGGTTCGGTCCAGGCTGGGGGTCTGCCAGCAGGAGAACACCCTGGACCCGGATCTGACCGTGGAGCAGAACCTGCTGGTCTTCGCCGGATACTTTTCCTTACCCAAGGTCGAGGCCGGCCGACGGACCGGGGAACTGCTGGAGTACTTCGCCCTGGAGCACAAGAAGCAGGCCAAGGTGGAGCATCTTTCCGGAGGCATGGCCCGGCGGTTGATGCTGGCGCGGGCCCTGATCAACGAGCCGGAGCTGATTATTCTGGACGAACCGACCACCGGCCTGGACCCGCAGTCCCGGCATCAGGTCTGGGACAAACTAAAGGAACTCCGGAGCCGGGGGCTGACCATGCTCCTGACCACGCACTACATGGAAGAGGCGGCCTGGCTGTGCGACCGATTGATCATCGTGGACCACGGCCGGGTGCTGGTGGAAGGGACGCCGAAAGACCTGATCCGGGAGCATGCCGGGGACTCGGTGGCGGAAGTGGAGTCGCCTTCAGAGGAACTGCGAGTGTTTGTCCGTTCTCAAGGCCTGGCCCACGATGACCTTGGAGAGCGGATCATCATCTACAACACCCTCGGGCCGGAGTTGGAACACCGGTTGCGGGACGAATTCTGCGCCCAGACCTGTACGTTCCGTCCGGGATCGCTGGAAGATGTGTTTTTACGTTTGACCGGCAGGGGGTTGCGGGAATGA
- the arfB gene encoding alternative ribosome rescue aminoacyl-tRNA hydrolase ArfB yields MPSLPIPPDLLERSPDVELEFLRSSGPGGQNVNKVSTAVRLRFAVHSTPLLPEDVRQRLIFRAGRRMTDEGELIIEARRHRTQERNRSDALLRLAELIAESWRPPRPRRPTKPSLGARQRRLDRKKRRGNVKQTRKTVDEEKG; encoded by the coding sequence ATGCCCTCCCTCCCAATCCCCCCCGACCTGCTTGAACGCTCTCCCGACGTGGAGTTGGAGTTTCTGCGCAGTTCCGGACCGGGTGGGCAGAATGTGAACAAGGTTTCCACGGCGGTGCGCCTGCGCTTCGCCGTTCACTCCACCCCGCTGCTGCCCGAGGACGTACGCCAACGCCTGATCTTTCGAGCAGGCAGGCGGATGACCGACGAAGGGGAATTGATCATCGAGGCTCGCCGACACCGGACGCAAGAGCGCAACCGTTCCGACGCCTTGCTTCGCTTGGCCGAACTGATCGCCGAATCCTGGCGTCCGCCTCGACCTCGCCGTCCCACCAAGCCGAGCCTGGGGGCGCGGCAGCGCAGACTGGATCGAAAGAAACGCCGTGGAAACGTTAAACAAACCCGTAAAACCGTGGACGAGGAGAAAGGATGA
- a CDS encoding metallophosphoesterase: MTFFLTASLVYLSMHLLVWARMGAQLGLGLRKWLIGLPAVLALTATPFLAYLIPADWPHPLVRILWWLVFVWMGTAFYLFWLQILSLVLQGLLKLPPAAKTRWFPRGPRQLLTVLALTAIIVLYGLYAATQWETPRIEIRTPLVTANTRIVLVSDTHFGVMTRQAWVERLTGFVDELEPDLVLLAGDQINDHPEWLEPKAAAMARLAPPLGVFGVLGNHEFYVGLQTSRAFHDLAGIRLLRNETLILPDTGIQLIGIDDPTWGFMDREFMIRHLDRLSPELSPDHFQILLTHRPWAWDERAAPQGIHLMVAGHTHGGQIFPFHWFVKRQHKYLAGHFQQGDSHLYVTTGAGTWGPPLRVGARPEVVVIDLVRDTN; the protein is encoded by the coding sequence ATGACGTTTTTTCTGACCGCGAGCCTGGTCTATCTGTCCATGCACCTGCTGGTCTGGGCGCGGATGGGCGCACAGCTCGGCCTCGGGCTTCGGAAATGGCTGATCGGCCTGCCGGCGGTCCTGGCCCTGACCGCGACCCCGTTTCTGGCCTACTTGATCCCTGCGGACTGGCCTCACCCCCTGGTGCGCATCCTGTGGTGGCTGGTCTTTGTCTGGATGGGGACGGCCTTTTATCTGTTCTGGCTGCAAATCCTGAGTCTGGTCTTGCAAGGACTGCTCAAACTACCGCCGGCCGCCAAAACTCGCTGGTTCCCCCGCGGCCCGCGCCAACTCCTCACGGTCCTGGCCCTGACCGCGATCATCGTGCTCTACGGCCTGTACGCGGCCACGCAGTGGGAAACGCCCCGGATCGAAATTCGCACGCCCCTGGTGACCGCGAACACCCGCATCGTGCTGGTCAGCGACACCCACTTCGGCGTGATGACTCGACAGGCCTGGGTGGAGCGGCTGACCGGGTTCGTCGACGAACTGGAGCCGGACTTGGTGCTGCTGGCCGGAGATCAGATCAACGACCATCCGGAGTGGCTGGAACCCAAGGCCGCCGCCATGGCCCGCCTCGCCCCGCCCCTGGGCGTCTTCGGGGTCCTGGGCAACCATGAATTCTACGTCGGCTTGCAAACCAGCCGAGCCTTCCACGACTTGGCCGGAATCCGCCTGCTGCGCAACGAGACCCTGATCCTGCCGGACACCGGCATCCAGTTGATCGGCATCGACGACCCGACCTGGGGCTTCATGGACCGCGAATTCATGATCCGCCACCTGGACCGGCTCTCTCCCGAACTCTCGCCGGACCACTTTCAGATCCTGCTCACCCACCGGCCCTGGGCCTGGGATGAAAGAGCCGCGCCCCAGGGCATCCACCTGATGGTCGCGGGCCACACCCACGGTGGCCAGATTTTTCCATTCCACTGGTTCGTCAAAAGGCAGCACAAATATCTCGCCGGTCACTTTCAGCAAGGCGACAGCCACCTCTACGTGACCACCGGCGCGGGCACCTGGGGCCCGCCGCTGCGCGTCGGCGCACGGCCTGAAGTCGTGGTCATCGACCTGGTCCGAGACACAAATTGA
- a CDS encoding SagB/ThcOx family dehydrogenase, whose product MKILLPLFIFLLAMLAYPIPSFANDSSDKILPPPRTEGGMALMQALRERQSSRSFSDHTLSDQMLSDLLWATFGINRPDSGRRTAPSARNWQEVDVYVVMQDSSYVYEPESHSLKLVAKGDLRALTGRQEFAATAPMNLVFVADISRMTGVSADGIDLYIGADVGFVSQNVYLFCASEGLATVVRANLDRISLGKALNLAEHQRIVLAQTVGYPAGYTP is encoded by the coding sequence ATGAAAATACTGCTACCTCTGTTCATTTTCCTTCTGGCAATGCTTGCCTATCCCATCCCATCATTTGCAAATGACTCTTCTGACAAGATTTTGCCGCCACCCCGCACTGAAGGCGGCATGGCGCTCATGCAGGCCCTGCGAGAGCGCCAGTCATCGAGATCGTTTAGTGATCATACCCTGTCTGATCAGATGCTGAGTGATCTGCTGTGGGCCACGTTTGGGATCAACCGGCCTGATTCCGGGAGGCGTACCGCGCCATCTGCCAGAAACTGGCAGGAGGTGGATGTTTACGTTGTGATGCAGGACTCTTCCTATGTCTACGAGCCAGAGTCCCACAGCCTGAAACTCGTGGCAAAAGGCGATCTTCGAGCTCTTACAGGCCGTCAGGAGTTTGCCGCGACAGCACCCATGAATTTGGTTTTCGTGGCGGACATTTCCAGAATGACTGGGGTTTCCGCGGACGGCATCGATCTGTACATCGGTGCGGACGTTGGTTTTGTCAGTCAGAACGTCTACCTGTTCTGCGCATCCGAGGGATTGGCCACTGTGGTCAGGGCAAATCTGGATCGTATATCGCTCGGCAAGGCGTTGAATCTCGCTGAGCACCAGAGAATCGTTCTTGCTCAGACCGTAGGGTACCCCGCGGGTTACACCCCGTAG
- a CDS encoding MFS transporter, producing the protein MSSPPKNTAGQAAPFAPSLHEPPKYTFLSMIGVNMMVFMATLDMSIVNVALPSLAKQLDTDFATVQWVILSYVLVVASLLLLVSRLGDMRGKKQIFSLGLGLFTLASLLCGLAPSVGWLIFFRALQGVGAAMSQALGIAIVTELAPPSRRGRAIGLIGATVAMGLALGPSLGGLIIEFIGWRWIFLINVPLGILAQWIIAKYMPALPPRQGGQRFDIPGAIIAALTLAAYSMGMTLGQKTGFSAPMSMSLLSLAAIGLVAFILVERRVQQPMIDMKLFRNPLFSMNLVMSLLVFISLSAGFIMPFFLQYAQGRPPSEVGLLMMAIPLSMGLVAPFAGALSDRFGPRGLSLLGLLILISGCLAVSTLSLDTPWWGFVMRVLPVGLGVGLFQAPNNSAIMGAVPLERLGVASGLLNYSRVFGQTTGLPLIGSIFTLFVVSVTLEPVRTDFAAVSPEALSAGITGAYQFQALLLLAAVGLGIAAWIIDHRRTRNKMSRHA; encoded by the coding sequence ATGTCCAGCCCCCCAAAGAACACCGCGGGCCAAGCCGCTCCCTTCGCCCCTTCCCTTCACGAGCCTCCGAAGTATACGTTTTTGAGCATGATCGGGGTGAACATGATGGTATTCATGGCCACCCTGGACATGAGCATCGTCAACGTGGCCCTGCCCAGCCTCGCCAAGCAACTGGACACGGACTTCGCCACGGTGCAGTGGGTCATCCTCAGCTACGTGCTGGTGGTGGCCTCCCTCCTGCTGCTGGTCTCGCGCCTGGGCGATATGCGCGGTAAAAAGCAGATCTTCAGCCTGGGCCTGGGACTGTTCACCCTGGCATCCCTGCTTTGCGGGCTCGCGCCCAGCGTGGGCTGGCTGATCTTTTTTCGGGCCTTACAGGGCGTGGGCGCGGCCATGAGCCAGGCCCTGGGCATCGCCATCGTCACGGAACTCGCGCCGCCCTCTCGACGAGGCCGGGCCATCGGTCTGATCGGGGCCACGGTGGCCATGGGACTGGCCCTGGGACCCTCCCTGGGCGGGCTGATCATCGAATTCATCGGCTGGCGCTGGATTTTTCTGATCAATGTTCCTCTGGGCATTCTGGCTCAGTGGATCATCGCCAAGTACATGCCCGCCCTCCCCCCCAGGCAGGGTGGGCAGCGCTTCGACATCCCCGGCGCAATCATCGCGGCCCTCACCCTGGCCGCCTATTCCATGGGCATGACCCTGGGCCAGAAGACCGGCTTCTCCGCCCCGATGAGCATGTCGCTGCTCTCTCTGGCGGCCATCGGGCTGGTCGCCTTCATCCTGGTGGAACGCCGCGTCCAACAGCCCATGATCGACATGAAGCTGTTTCGCAACCCGCTGTTCAGCATGAATCTGGTCATGTCCCTCCTGGTCTTCATTTCCCTGTCCGCCGGATTCATCATGCCGTTTTTCCTGCAATACGCCCAAGGCCGTCCGCCCAGCGAAGTAGGCTTGTTGATGATGGCCATTCCCTTGAGCATGGGCCTGGTGGCCCCTTTCGCCGGAGCCCTTTCCGACCGCTTCGGGCCACGAGGGTTGAGCCTCCTGGGCCTGCTGATCCTGATCAGCGGCTGCCTGGCCGTGAGCACCCTCAGCCTGGATACGCCGTGGTGGGGCTTCGTGATGCGGGTGCTGCCCGTGGGCCTGGGGGTCGGGCTGTTCCAGGCCCCGAACAACAGCGCGATCATGGGCGCGGTGCCCCTGGAACGGTTGGGCGTGGCCTCCGGGCTGCTGAACTATTCCCGTGTCTTTGGCCAGACCACGGGCCTGCCGTTGATCGGCTCCATCTTTACCCTGTTCGTGGTCTCCGTTACCCTGGAACCCGTGCGCACGGACTTCGCCGCGGTCTCCCCCGAAGCCCTGTCCGCAGGCATCACCGGAGCTTACCAATTCCAGGCCCTGCTGCTCCTGGCGGCCGTGGGCCTGGGCATAGCGGCCTGGATCATCGACCATCGTCGAACCCGCAACAAAATGTCGCGTCATGCCTGA
- a CDS encoding DUF362 domain-containing protein: MPEPRRIPCLVHEFQDYPTTLAALLDDLDAPRVLKRRRRVIIKPNLVNASPFPVTTHPDMVRALAEYVRRHTKARIILAEGCGDACLDTGQIFADLGYAALAEELDLELVDLNQAPLTRRKNPECRFFPDIYLPKAAMSGLLISVAVLKRHSLAQVTLTMKNMLGLLPPSRYQRGGSWKKSALHADMQRSIYELNRYRAPDLAIIDASVGLAEYHLGGATCSPPVNKLVAGFDPVAVDALGAGLLGLDWRSIDHIRMAHGQLGLAEAPISPSP; the protein is encoded by the coding sequence ATGCCTGAACCTCGCCGCATCCCCTGTCTCGTCCACGAATTCCAGGACTACCCGACCACCCTGGCCGCCCTGCTGGACGACCTGGACGCACCCCGCGTGCTCAAACGCCGGCGGCGGGTGATCATCAAGCCCAATCTGGTCAACGCTTCGCCCTTTCCCGTGACCACCCACCCGGACATGGTCCGGGCCTTGGCGGAGTATGTCCGTCGACACACCAAGGCCCGAATTATCCTGGCCGAGGGCTGCGGGGACGCCTGCCTGGATACCGGCCAAATCTTCGCCGACCTGGGCTATGCCGCCTTGGCCGAGGAACTGGACCTGGAGTTGGTGGACCTGAACCAGGCTCCCCTGACTCGCCGTAAAAATCCGGAGTGTCGCTTTTTCCCGGATATCTATCTGCCCAAAGCGGCCATGAGCGGCCTGTTGATCTCCGTGGCCGTGCTCAAGCGGCACAGCCTGGCCCAGGTCACCCTGACCATGAAAAACATGCTCGGCCTGCTCCCGCCCAGCCGCTACCAGCGCGGCGGCTCCTGGAAAAAGTCGGCTCTGCACGCGGACATGCAGCGCTCTATTTACGAGTTGAACCGCTACCGCGCCCCGGACCTGGCGATCATCGACGCCAGCGTCGGCCTGGCCGAATATCACCTGGGCGGAGCCACCTGCTCCCCGCCGGTGAACAAACTCGTGGCCGGGTTCGACCCCGTGGCCGTGGATGCTCTCGGAGCGGGCCTGCTAGGCCTGGATTGGCGCTCCATCGACCATATCCGGATGGCTCACGGCCAACTTGGCTTGGCCGAAGCTCCGATCTCGCCATCACCTTAA
- a CDS encoding UvrD-helicase domain-containing protein has product MTAASDIPLPETFPHVLVVQASAGAGKTYSLGLRFLQLLARAGKPSVAGLGHILALTFTVAAAQEMKSRIVAFLKEIALETPSGRELRAQSGLDPEAAGVWLERILDQYQRFQVKTIDSLNFQLVQTLARRMDLWPELEAGFNSEVWAKVVLEGLLARTDWNQIAIPHPIQPSGSTDNPITTADHDPEAAQSLSALWEGIFQVYLHQETRTGLRFLPWLEEQVTGVIRDLNQIFEPLAVTSLDDLRRAKAAFLDACRELAATLERVGLSGHVSRFKPPKLDELLNDPLGKLESAFFDKATPEDLFNKPALTNPDLPQAWDAYQAVRRARNAFLLTRARLSVAPLAKLHHVVNLELDRLGRTQGLLPGGWWTRLIRLHLAQGDLLQEAALILGLRWNHLLIDEFQDTSREQWDVLRELALEALAEGGSLFCVGDVKQAIYRWRGGDWRLFFEPLDPAVLPNVSPENRLRAVLPFNRRSCPEVVDWINARFAPLEQPESSANLARAMITAPKKDDARALLAATSAALYVDAAQTPWKDCVGAVRITDIPLDDLEGGAEAYTTLALETLVAQILALRGNAIDLGDIAVLVRTNKEARSCAAGLLAADIPTITEQSLVISAHPAVRGLLALLTWLDHPGDDAALYALCRNPLLFREGIPGRPPDMVALLRTTEDQSQDVATARSLSLRLQKEHPEFWTEHLQPFWERAGLSGAYELLLAAAAHFRLRELPLGQWAWVEKLLETAFQAENQGQATLSAFLAFWEENAGSCVVGLPEGLAAVRVMTVHKAKGLEFPHVFLPLLGYGEKNRPAHLLLPTEDGRPGLVSTTKPRADEVALIMDQEQVHSMAEELNLLYVALTRARESLRLFLPKGKTSKGSRAADWLRALMVDNPTTPQ; this is encoded by the coding sequence ATGACCGCCGCCTCCGACATCCCTCTTCCCGAGACGTTTCCCCACGTCCTGGTGGTCCAGGCCTCTGCCGGAGCCGGGAAGACCTACAGCCTGGGGCTGCGATTTCTCCAGCTCCTGGCCAGGGCCGGCAAACCGTCCGTCGCCGGGCTGGGGCACATCCTGGCCCTGACCTTCACCGTGGCCGCGGCCCAGGAGATGAAGTCCCGGATCGTGGCCTTTCTCAAGGAAATCGCCCTGGAAACCCCGTCCGGCCGAGAGCTCCGCGCCCAGAGCGGACTGGACCCGGAAGCCGCCGGGGTCTGGCTGGAGCGGATTCTGGATCAATACCAGCGCTTTCAGGTCAAGACCATCGACAGCCTGAACTTTCAACTGGTCCAGACCCTGGCCCGACGCATGGATCTCTGGCCGGAACTGGAAGCCGGGTTCAACTCCGAGGTCTGGGCCAAGGTCGTCCTGGAAGGCCTGCTGGCCCGTACGGACTGGAATCAAATCGCGATCCCCCACCCCATCCAGCCATCAGGCTCCACCGACAATCCGATCACGACGGCTGACCACGATCCGGAAGCCGCCCAGTCCCTCTCCGCGCTCTGGGAAGGCATCTTCCAGGTCTATCTGCACCAGGAGACGCGCACCGGGCTGCGCTTCCTGCCCTGGCTGGAAGAGCAGGTCACCGGGGTGATCCGCGACCTGAACCAGATCTTCGAGCCCCTGGCCGTCACCTCTCTGGACGACCTGCGCCGGGCCAAGGCCGCGTTTCTGGACGCCTGCCGGGAACTGGCCGCCACCCTGGAACGGGTCGGACTGTCCGGCCACGTTTCCCGGTTCAAGCCCCCGAAGCTCGATGAGCTCCTGAACGATCCCCTCGGCAAGCTGGAAAGCGCCTTTTTCGACAAGGCCACGCCCGAGGACCTGTTCAACAAGCCCGCCCTGACCAACCCGGACCTGCCCCAGGCCTGGGACGCCTACCAGGCGGTCCGCCGGGCCAGGAACGCCTTTCTCCTGACCCGGGCCAGACTGTCCGTGGCCCCTCTGGCCAAATTGCATCACGTGGTGAACCTGGAACTGGACCGGCTGGGCCGCACCCAGGGGCTGTTGCCGGGCGGCTGGTGGACCCGGCTGATCCGCCTGCATCTCGCCCAGGGCGACCTGCTCCAGGAAGCGGCCCTGATCCTCGGCCTGCGCTGGAACCATCTGCTCATCGACGAATTCCAGGACACCAGCCGGGAACAATGGGACGTGCTCCGGGAACTGGCCCTGGAGGCCCTGGCCGAAGGCGGAAGTCTGTTCTGCGTCGGCGACGTGAAGCAGGCCATCTACCGTTGGCGCGGCGGGGACTGGAGGCTGTTCTTCGAGCCGCTGGACCCGGCGGTGCTGCCCAACGTGTCTCCGGAAAACCGGCTACGCGCGGTCCTGCCCTTCAACCGCCGCTCCTGCCCAGAGGTGGTGGACTGGATCAATGCCCGATTCGCTCCCCTGGAACAGCCGGAGTCCAGCGCAAACCTGGCCCGGGCCATGATCACGGCTCCAAAAAAGGACGATGCCCGCGCTTTGCTGGCCGCAACCTCGGCGGCCCTCTACGTCGACGCAGCCCAGACTCCCTGGAAGGACTGCGTCGGCGCGGTCCGGATCACCGACATCCCGTTGGACGACCTGGAAGGTGGAGCCGAGGCATATACGACCCTGGCCCTGGAAACTCTGGTCGCCCAGATCCTGGCGCTGCGCGGGAATGCAATCGATCTGGGCGACATCGCGGTTCTCGTGCGGACCAACAAGGAAGCCAGGTCATGCGCCGCCGGCCTGCTGGCCGCGGACATCCCGACCATTACCGAGCAAAGTTTGGTCATCTCCGCGCATCCCGCGGTCCGCGGCCTGCTGGCTCTGCTGACCTGGCTGGACCACCCCGGCGACGACGCCGCGCTGTACGCCCTGTGTCGCAACCCCCTGCTTTTTCGGGAAGGGATCCCTGGTCGCCCGCCGGACATGGTGGCGCTGCTCCGGACAACCGAAGACCAGTCCCAGGACGTCGCGACCGCCCGCTCCCTCTCCCTTCGACTCCAAAAAGAGCACCCCGAATTCTGGACCGAACACCTCCAGCCCTTCTGGGAACGGGCCGGGCTTTCCGGGGCCTATGAACTGCTGCTGGCCGCCGCGGCCCATTTCCGGCTTCGCGAGCTGCCCCTGGGCCAGTGGGCCTGGGTGGAAAAACTGCTGGAAACAGCCTTCCAGGCCGAAAATCAGGGCCAGGCCACCCTGTCCGCCTTTCTGGCCTTCTGGGAAGAAAACGCCGGGTCCTGCGTGGTCGGGCTGCCCGAGGGGCTGGCCGCGGTTCGGGTGATGACCGTGCACAAGGCCAAGGGCCTTGAATTTCCCCATGTCTTTCTGCCTCTGCTGGGCTATGGCGAGAAAAACCGTCCGGCTCACCTGCTCCTGCCCACCGAGGATGGCCGACCGGGGTTGGTCTCCACGACCAAGCCCCGGGCCGACGAGGTGGCCCTGATCATGGACCAGGAGCAGGTCCACTCCATGGCCGAGGAGCTGAACCTGCTCTACGTGGCCCTGACCAGGGCCCGGGAGAGCCTTCGCCTGTTTCTGCCCAAGGGCAAGACCTCCAAGGGCTCACGGGCCGCGGACTGGCTGCGGGCTCTGATGGTCGACAACCCAACAACACCCCAATAA